The Marivivens sp. LCG002 genome contains a region encoding:
- the rsmD gene encoding 16S rRNA (guanine(966)-N(2))-methyltransferase RsmD has product MRIIGGTHRGTALAAVGKGDMGAHLRPTTDRTRESLFNVLNGGRFGDPIQDAKVLDLFAGTGALGLEALSRGAASVTFVDDGRVATKLIRENIAKLRRQEDCTLVTRDATKLGGGEPHSLVFLDPPYGRDLGAKALAAALAGNWIAKDALIVWEENAPQTAPSGFALLEHRRYGDTHISFMEFTG; this is encoded by the coding sequence GTGCGGATCATCGGGGGCACGCATCGGGGCACAGCCCTTGCCGCTGTCGGCAAAGGGGACATGGGCGCACATCTGCGCCCGACCACCGACCGCACACGCGAAAGTCTCTTCAATGTCTTGAATGGTGGCCGCTTCGGCGATCCGATCCAAGACGCCAAGGTTCTCGATCTCTTTGCGGGCACGGGCGCGCTCGGCCTCGAGGCATTATCGCGCGGCGCTGCCTCGGTCACTTTTGTCGATGACGGCCGCGTTGCGACCAAGCTCATCCGCGAGAATATTGCCAAGCTCCGCCGTCAGGAGGACTGCACCCTTGTGACGCGCGATGCGACCAAACTCGGAGGAGGCGAGCCGCATTCACTTGTGTTTCTCGACCCGCCCTATGGGCGTGACTTGGGCGCCAAGGCGTTGGCCGCGGCGCTGGCAGGCAACTGGATTGCGAAGGATGCCTTAATCGTTTGGGAGGAAAACGCGCCCCAGACCGCGCCGTCGGGCTTTGCGCTTCTGGAGCATCGCCGATATGGAGACACGCACATTTCGTTTATGGAGTTCACAGGATGA
- a CDS encoding FAD-dependent oxidoreductase translates to MKHFVVVGAGQAGASVVAKLRSEGFDGKISLIGAETVAPYQRPPLSKAYLLGEIGVDRLLLRSDDWYQENNIELRLNTRVVEINPAAQTLTLSGEETMAYDALALCTGSHPRTLPAKVGGELDGVYTVRDLLDVDTMAPEFVEGRKLLVIGGGYIGLEAAAVAAKKGLDVTLVEMAPRILQRVACEETSTYFRDLHTAHGVKIVEGVGLDHLIGEERISGAKLTDGTTLDVDFAIVGVGIMPATILAEAAGLVCNNGIDTDHQGRTSDPHIWAAGDCANLTFKGQKLRIESVGNAIDQAEIVAQNMMGKGIDYTPAPWFWSDQYDTKLQIAGLNIGYDKVYVKTTDDPMVRVHWYFKGDELIAVDAMNSAKDYMVGKRLIEAGKSPAPEVLCDPETNMKALLR, encoded by the coding sequence ATGAAACATTTCGTTGTGGTCGGTGCAGGGCAAGCGGGCGCCTCGGTGGTAGCAAAATTGCGGTCCGAAGGCTTTGACGGCAAGATCAGCCTGATCGGCGCAGAGACTGTTGCGCCCTACCAGCGCCCCCCTTTGTCCAAGGCTTACCTACTTGGCGAAATCGGAGTGGATCGACTGCTTCTTCGCTCGGATGACTGGTATCAAGAGAACAACATCGAGCTTCGTTTGAACACGCGCGTGGTCGAGATCAATCCCGCAGCGCAGACCCTGACGCTTTCGGGCGAAGAAACGATGGCTTATGACGCGCTCGCGCTCTGCACAGGCTCGCATCCGCGCACGCTTCCTGCCAAGGTCGGCGGCGAGCTCGACGGCGTTTACACGGTGCGCGATCTTCTTGACGTGGACACGATGGCACCCGAGTTCGTCGAAGGTCGCAAGCTTTTAGTGATCGGCGGGGGCTATATCGGGCTCGAGGCTGCGGCGGTTGCTGCGAAAAAAGGGCTCGACGTGACCCTTGTTGAAATGGCACCGCGCATTCTTCAGCGTGTGGCCTGCGAAGAAACCTCGACCTATTTCCGCGATCTGCACACCGCCCACGGGGTCAAAATCGTCGAAGGTGTCGGGCTCGACCATCTTATCGGCGAAGAGCGCATATCTGGCGCGAAACTCACCGACGGCACCACTTTGGACGTGGACTTTGCAATCGTCGGCGTCGGAATCATGCCCGCGACAATTCTGGCGGAAGCCGCAGGACTGGTCTGCAACAACGGGATCGACACAGACCATCAGGGCCGCACTTCGGACCCGCATATCTGGGCGGCGGGCGACTGCGCCAACCTCACATTCAAAGGGCAAAAATTGCGGATCGAAAGCGTCGGGAACGCGATCGATCAGGCAGAAATCGTTGCCCAGAACATGATGGGCAAAGGCATCGATTACACTCCCGCTCCGTGGTTCTGGTCGGACCAATACGATACCAAGCTCCAGATTGCGGGGCTCAATATCGGCTATGACAAGGTCTATGTAAAAACCACAGATGACCCCATGGTCCGCGTGCATTGGTATTTCAAAGGGGACGAGCTTATCGCGGTTGATGCGATGAACAGCGCCAAGGATTACATGGTCGGCAAGCGCCTGATCGAAGCGGGAAAGTCTCCTGCGCCCGAAGTGCTTTGTGACCCCGAAACCAACATGAAGGCTCTGCTGCGCTAG
- a CDS encoding peroxiredoxin, which produces MTISTGEKLPEATLYRMGDNGPEAVALGDLLSGRKVVLFGLPGAYTGTCTSAHVPSFIRTKSQFDAKGVDEIICVSVNDPFVMKAWSDSTGAGEAGLTFLADPASEFTKAIGMNFTAPPVGFYDRSKRFSLYAEDGVVKVLNAEDSPGTCEISAGETLLDQI; this is translated from the coding sequence ATGACCATTTCAACAGGTGAAAAGCTCCCCGAGGCAACTTTGTATCGGATGGGAGACAATGGACCTGAGGCGGTTGCACTTGGCGATCTGCTGAGCGGCCGCAAAGTTGTATTGTTCGGCCTCCCCGGTGCCTATACCGGCACCTGCACCTCGGCCCACGTTCCAAGCTTTATCCGCACCAAGTCGCAGTTCGACGCCAAAGGTGTCGACGAGATTATCTGTGTCTCGGTAAACGATCCCTTTGTGATGAAAGCATGGTCGGATTCGACCGGCGCAGGCGAGGCAGGACTTACGTTCCTTGCTGATCCCGCTTCCGAATTCACCAAGGCGATCGGGATGAATTTCACCGCACCGCCGGTCGGTTTTTACGACCGCTCCAAGCGCTTCTCGCTCTATGCCGAGGACGGCGTCGTCAAAGTGCTCAACGCCGAGGATTCTCCCGGCACTTGCGAGATTTCCGCAGGCGAGACACTGCTCGACCAGATCTAA
- a CDS encoding mechanosensitive ion channel domain-containing protein, whose protein sequence is MEQILSTQVWNGKTVGDYLTVEFLAGLAGDILALIVIVVLGLWVSSWIRNRIVNIAAGNRHLDDTLFNFLGNIASYAVLAFAGIFILNTFGIQTTSIVAVIGAAGLAIGLALQGTLSNVAAGVMIILFRPFKNGDFVEVNGVSGTVKQISLNFTELSSVGNVQVIVPNSQVWGNTITNYSAYPTRRAEWIFGVGYGVDLGKAEQVIRDTIMSDPRSKTEPEPFIQVNGLNDFSVDFLVRVWVNSSDYFQYQADMKRKVKEALDANGIDIPFPTQTLIQSQ, encoded by the coding sequence ATGGAACAAATTCTTTCGACCCAAGTATGGAACGGCAAGACTGTCGGCGATTATCTCACCGTTGAATTTCTGGCAGGACTGGCAGGCGATATTCTCGCACTCATCGTCATCGTTGTGCTTGGACTTTGGGTTTCGAGCTGGATCAGAAACCGGATCGTGAACATCGCTGCGGGCAATCGGCATCTCGATGATACGCTGTTCAATTTCCTCGGAAACATCGCGAGCTATGCCGTCCTTGCCTTTGCGGGGATATTCATTCTCAACACCTTCGGCATTCAAACGACGTCCATCGTGGCGGTCATCGGTGCAGCAGGTCTTGCGATCGGTCTCGCTTTGCAGGGAACGCTTTCCAATGTCGCTGCGGGCGTGATGATCATCCTCTTTCGCCCCTTCAAGAACGGCGATTTCGTGGAGGTGAACGGGGTCAGCGGCACGGTCAAACAAATCTCGCTCAACTTTACCGAGCTTTCAAGCGTCGGAAACGTGCAGGTGATCGTTCCCAATTCCCAAGTCTGGGGCAATACGATCACCAATTATTCGGCGTATCCTACCCGCCGTGCCGAATGGATTTTCGGTGTCGGCTACGGTGTCGATCTTGGCAAGGCCGAACAGGTGATCCGCGATACAATCATGTCCGACCCAAGGTCCAAAACAGAGCCCGAACCCTTTATTCAGGTAAACGGCCTCAACGACTTTTCAGTCGATTTTCTCGTCCGCGTCTGGGTCAATTCTTCGGACTATTTCCAGTATCAGGCCGATATGAAACGCAAGGTCAAAGAGGCATTGGACGCCAACGGGATCGATATTCCATTCCCAACCCAGACACTTATTCAATCCCAATAA
- a CDS encoding 4a-hydroxytetrahydrobiopterin dehydratase: MEKLSPDARAALISELSQNGWSEVEGEDALQKTFKFRNFISAFGFMTKVALYAEKWNHHPEWFNVYNRVDVRLTTHDAGGLTELDAKLARQMDKLQED, from the coding sequence ATGGAAAAACTCTCACCCGACGCCCGAGCCGCGCTGATATCGGAACTTTCACAAAATGGCTGGAGCGAAGTCGAGGGCGAGGATGCCCTCCAAAAAACCTTCAAATTTCGGAACTTTATCTCGGCCTTCGGGTTTATGACCAAGGTCGCGCTCTATGCCGAAAAATGGAACCACCACCCCGAGTGGTTCAATGTCTATAACCGTGTGGACGTGCGACTTACGACACATGACGCAGGCGGCTTGACAGAGCTTGATGCGAAACTCGCAAGACAGATGGACAAATTACAAGAAGACTAA
- a CDS encoding GNAT family N-acetyltransferase, which yields MSDAFEVTSHSSITEIGQPIWDACAVPEGGRPFDPFTTYRFLKALEDSGSVGGRSGWQPRYLSVRKNNETIAVAPLFAKGHSQGEYVFDHNWAHAYENAGGRYYPKLQIAAPFTPATGRRFLTRQGHEADGMAALVQGAVQLASNNGLSSLHITFCTEAEAIAGEAMGLMRRVGQQFHWANEGYQSFEDFLAALSSRKRKTIRKERAQAQSFGGEIVQYTGKDIRAEHWDYFWAFYQDTGSRKWGTPYLTRSFFDLIGETMADDVLLVLAEKNGRPIAGALNFIGRETLFGRYWGCTEHHPCLHFEVCYYQAIDYAIANGLRVEAGAQGEHKLARGYLPAPTHSLHWIADQGFARAVENYLEQERAAINEEIEILTDYGPFRKVDQEEQD from the coding sequence ATGAGCGACGCATTCGAAGTCACGAGCCACAGCAGCATAACCGAAATCGGCCAACCGATTTGGGACGCTTGCGCTGTGCCCGAAGGCGGGCGGCCCTTTGATCCTTTTACAACCTATCGCTTTTTGAAAGCGCTGGAGGATTCGGGATCGGTTGGGGGACGAAGCGGATGGCAACCACGCTATCTTTCGGTGCGCAAGAACAACGAGACGATTGCCGTCGCACCGCTCTTTGCAAAGGGCCATTCGCAAGGGGAATACGTCTTCGATCACAATTGGGCGCATGCTTATGAAAATGCGGGGGGGCGATATTACCCCAAGCTTCAGATCGCAGCGCCTTTTACGCCCGCAACGGGGCGGCGCTTTTTGACCAGACAGGGCCACGAGGCCGATGGCATGGCCGCACTCGTGCAAGGCGCGGTTCAATTGGCATCGAACAACGGCCTATCATCGCTTCACATTACCTTTTGCACCGAAGCGGAAGCCATCGCAGGCGAGGCGATGGGATTGATGCGCCGTGTCGGCCAACAATTCCATTGGGCCAACGAGGGCTACCAAAGTTTCGAAGACTTTCTAGCCGCTCTTTCGAGCCGCAAGCGCAAGACAATCCGCAAGGAACGCGCTCAGGCTCAATCCTTTGGTGGCGAGATTGTCCAATACACAGGCAAGGACATTCGCGCCGAGCACTGGGATTATTTCTGGGCGTTTTACCAAGACACAGGAAGCCGCAAGTGGGGCACGCCCTATCTCACGCGTTCCTTTTTCGACCTGATCGGTGAAACGATGGCCGATGATGTGTTGCTTGTCCTTGCGGAAAAGAACGGCCGACCGATTGCTGGCGCATTGAACTTTATCGGCCGCGAGACCTTGTTCGGACGGTATTGGGGATGCACCGAGCATCACCCATGTCTTCATTTCGAGGTCTGTTATTATCAGGCGATCGATTATGCGATTGCCAACGGACTTCGGGTCGAAGCTGGCGCCCAAGGTGAGCACAAGCTTGCGCGCGGTTATCTTCCCGCCCCGACGCATTCGCTCCATTGGATTGCCGATCAAGGGTTTGCGCGCGCCGTCGAAAACTATCTCGAGCAAGAGCGCGCTGCCATAAACGAGGAAATCGAAATCCTCACCGACTATGGCCCGTTTCGCAAAGTGGACCAAGAGGAACAGGACTAA